In Streptococcus parasuis, the following proteins share a genomic window:
- a CDS encoding S1C family serine protease encodes MKKLLKFVILFVVGFLGGIGGYYFASSTLTQGNSTSNQANTTSVSNVQYSNDTSTTQAVEKVQDTVVSVINYQTQSSNSLSSIFGNIESSDELAVAGEGSGVIYKKDGDTAYIVTNNHVISGAEKIDILLASGEKLSGELVGADTYSDIAVIKIAADKVTTVAEFANSDTIKVGETAIAIGSPLGSVYANTVTQGIISSLSRTVTSQTEDGQTISTNAIQTDTAINPGNSGGPLINIQGQVIGINSSKITSSSVSSSGVAVEGMGFAIPSNDAVLIINQLETNGKVTRPALGVQMVNLTDLSTSQLEKAGLANTDLTSGVLIVSTQSGLPADGKFEPYDVIVEIDGETIENKSDLQSELYKHQIGDTITVTYYRNNKKMTVDIKLTHSTDDLS; translated from the coding sequence ATGAAAAAATTATTGAAATTTGTTATTTTGTTTGTTGTTGGATTTTTAGGAGGAATTGGTGGGTATTACTTTGCTTCATCAACTCTGACTCAAGGAAATTCTACTTCAAATCAAGCAAATACAACCAGTGTGAGCAATGTTCAATATAGCAACGATACCTCCACCACTCAAGCTGTGGAAAAAGTTCAAGATACTGTTGTCTCCGTTATCAATTATCAAACTCAATCATCGAATAGCCTCAGTTCTATTTTTGGCAACATTGAAAGTTCAGATGAGCTAGCTGTTGCTGGAGAAGGTTCAGGTGTTATTTATAAAAAAGATGGTGATACAGCATATATTGTTACAAACAACCACGTAATTTCAGGTGCTGAAAAAATCGATATACTTTTGGCTTCTGGAGAAAAGCTTAGCGGAGAACTCGTAGGTGCAGATACTTATTCAGACATTGCTGTTATCAAAATTGCTGCAGATAAAGTGACCACTGTTGCTGAATTTGCTAATTCAGACACAATTAAAGTTGGAGAAACTGCGATTGCAATTGGTAGCCCATTAGGAAGTGTCTATGCAAATACAGTAACTCAGGGGATTATTTCTAGTCTCAGTCGTACAGTAACTTCACAAACAGAAGATGGCCAAACAATCTCAACAAATGCTATCCAGACTGATACAGCCATTAACCCGGGTAACTCAGGTGGACCACTTATCAATATTCAAGGACAAGTTATTGGTATCAACTCAAGTAAAATAACCTCTAGTTCTGTCAGCAGTTCAGGAGTTGCAGTAGAAGGAATGGGCTTTGCCATTCCATCAAATGATGCTGTACTGATTATTAATCAATTAGAAACAAATGGTAAAGTTACTCGTCCAGCTCTTGGTGTACAAATGGTCAATCTAACAGACCTATCTACTAGTCAATTAGAAAAAGCAGGATTAGCAAATACAGACTTAACATCTGGAGTACTAATTGTATCTACTCAATCAGGTTTGCCAGCTGATGGAAAATTTGAACCATATGATGTCATTGTCGAAATCGATGGTGAAACCATTGAAAATAAGAGTGATTTACAAAGTGAACTTTACAAGCATCAAATTGGCGACACCATAACTGTTACCTATTATAGAAATAATAAGAAAATGACCGTTGACATTAAGTTGACACATTCAACGGATGATTTGTCATAA